One region of Fragaria vesca subsp. vesca linkage group LG4, FraVesHawaii_1.0, whole genome shotgun sequence genomic DNA includes:
- the LOC101295710 gene encoding DNA-damage-repair/toleration protein DRT100-like, which produces MRVVFISVVITLLCAIAVDSCLPTDLAALEAVKASLTESNLGLFNTWFGTDCCLNWYGVSCDPSTRRVVDLNLRGESEDPILSKSGQSGFMSGSIAPEICNLDSLTTLVLADWKGLCAVCLCYPAYLPARLEFDSGWIVAGEGRCLLACAGVGGGGRWRRSGKEIKGLN; this is translated from the exons ATGAGGGTGGTGTTTATCTCCGTCGTGATCACTCTGCTCTGCGCCATTGCTGTTGATTCCTGCTTACCAACAGACCTGGCAGCCCTCGAAGCCGTCAAGGCCTCCCTCACCGAATCCAACCTCGGCCTCTTCAACACATGGTTCGGCACCGACTGCTGCCTCAACTGGTACGGCGTCAGCTGCGACCCTTCCACTCGCCGCGTCGTCGACCTTAACCTCCGCGGCGAGTCTGAGGACCCCATTCTCTCCAAGTCTGGCCAGTCCGGCTTCATGTCCGGCTCCATCGCCCCCGAGATTTGCAACCTCGACAGCCTCACCACCCTCGTCCTCGCTGACTGGAAGGGCCTCTGCGCCGTTTGCCTTTGCTACCCAGCTTATCTTCCGGCTCGGCTGGAGTTCGATTCAGGTTGGATAGTGGCTGGGGAAGGGCGCTGCTTGCTGGCGTGCGCCGGGGTTGGTGGAGGAGGCCGGTGGAGGAGGTCGGGGAAG GAAATAAAGGGTTTGAATTAG
- the LOC101295999 gene encoding high mobility group B protein 15-like yields MAASTSCASKSPLPMKDTTSNFIPYPAPLAKYEEVAANPKLFISTLEKLHASMGTKFMIPIIGGRELDLHRLFVEVTARGGMAKIVKDRRWKEVTAVFNFPSTATNASFVLRKYYNSLLLHYEQIYYFKAQAWNPLSSDISQNPNMTPGPAPRGGTKRKSTEAQTPVLQQPHIIPEIPGAGTPALPDDDTVFGFIDGKFESGYLVTVTKGTKKLRGVLYQIPQNPAQEAPQGAHNCNMVVSKNDSASAVAVPHRRRRRKKSEIKRRDPDHPKPNRSGYNFFFAEQHARLKPLHPGKDREISRMIGELWNKLKDSDKGEYQEKAVKDKERYRVEMEAYRERLKAAQVVSDAVPLQQRYPEADASLAESETKFEETETGDSPETADESSESSSSISEK; encoded by the exons ATGGCAGCATCAACTTCTTGTGCCAGTAAGAGCCCATTACCCATGAAAGATACAACCTCTAACTTCATTCCATACCCAGCACCTCTTGCTAAATATGAGGAGGTTGCAGCCAATCCTAAGCTGTTCATATCTACTTTGGAAAAGCTCCATGCTTCAATGGGAACCAAGTTCAT GATCCCCATAATAGGAGGAAGAGAGTTAGACTTGCATCGACTGTTTGTGGAGGTAACTGCTCGTGGTGGTATGGCAAAG ATTGTTAAAGATAGAAGATGGAAGGAAGTTACCGCTGTATTCAACTTCCCCTCCACAGCTACAAATGCTTCTTTTGTCCTGCGGAAATATTATAATTCATTGCTTCTCCACTATGAACAAATATACTATTTCAAAGCTCAAGCATGGAATCCTCTCTCTTCTG ATATATCACAAAACCCTAATATGACACCTGGTCCAGCTCCAAGGGGAGGAACCAAACGAAAATCAACTGAAGCTCAGACACCTGTGCTTCAGCAACCACATATAATTCCAGAGATTCCTGGAG CCGGGACACCAGCACTGCCAGATGATGATACTGTGTTTGGGTTCATAGATGGAAAATTTGAAAGTGGATATCTTGTTACAGTCACCAAAGGCACAAAGAAGTTACGAGGTGTACTGTATCAAATTCCACAGAACCCAGCACAGGAGGCTCCACAAGGTGCACATAATTGTAACATGGTGGTCAGCAAAAACGACAGTGCTTCAGCTGTCGCTGTTCCCCATCGTCGCCGCCGTAGGAAGAAATCCGAAATAAAAAGGAGGGATCCTGATCACCCAAAACCAAACAGAAGTGGGTATAACTTTTTCTTTGCTGAACAGCATGCAAGGCTGAAGCCACTTCATCCAGGGAAGGATAGAGAGATAAGTAGAATGATTGGTGAACTCTGGAACAAATTGAAAGACTCTGATAAAGGA GAGTATCAGGAGAAAGCTGTGAAAGATAAGGAAAGGTACCGAGTAGAAATGGAGGCATACCGGGAGAGGTTGAAGGCTGCTCAAGTCGTCAGCGATGCAGTCCCACTACAGCAGCGGTATCCTGAAGCAGATGCAAGTCTGGCAGAATCAGAAACAAAGTTTGAAGAAACTGAGACTGGCGACTCTCCAGAAACTGCAGATGAAAGTAGTGAGAGTAGTTCTAGCATATCAGAGAAGTGA